Proteins encoded within one genomic window of Bermanella sp. WJH001:
- a CDS encoding alpha/beta hydrolase has product METRLISADDGHQIEVLIWPNPQAKAWVHILHGMAEHVSRYDEFAQHLVQAGFAVIAHNHRGHGSSPSTTLGLYADSDGWQKLLSDIDCVRGEIPDDKPYIMFAHSMGTFITQAYLATEPKAIDGLILSGSNIQPSMLLKAGRVVAQLERVRKGPMNTSGLLQFLSFGSFNNAFKPNRTAFDWLSRDNQQVDKYIQDPLCGFDCKIQLWLDMFAGLIDLYGNKTYQRIQKNLPILLFGGDKDPVGEMGKGVPKLAKAYEKSGQADVTCKLYENGRHEMLNETNRADVYADIANWLNSHIKFS; this is encoded by the coding sequence ATGGAAACTCGCTTAATTAGCGCAGATGACGGCCATCAAATAGAGGTTTTGATTTGGCCAAACCCTCAAGCAAAAGCGTGGGTGCATATTCTGCATGGTATGGCCGAACACGTGAGCCGTTACGATGAGTTTGCTCAGCACTTAGTTCAAGCTGGTTTTGCCGTGATTGCCCATAATCACCGAGGCCACGGAAGCAGCCCATCTACAACCCTTGGCCTTTATGCCGATAGTGACGGTTGGCAAAAACTGCTCAGCGATATTGATTGCGTGCGCGGCGAGATTCCCGATGACAAACCTTATATTATGTTTGCCCACAGCATGGGGACATTTATAACCCAAGCTTATTTAGCAACTGAGCCCAAAGCCATTGATGGCCTTATTTTGTCTGGCTCAAATATTCAACCAAGCATGTTACTGAAAGCTGGCCGTGTTGTTGCACAGCTTGAGCGCGTACGTAAAGGCCCCATGAATACCAGTGGCTTGCTTCAATTTTTATCGTTTGGCTCATTCAATAACGCGTTTAAGCCAAATCGAACGGCGTTTGATTGGCTAAGCCGGGATAACCAACAAGTGGATAAATACATACAAGACCCGCTGTGCGGATTTGATTGTAAAATTCAACTTTGGTTAGATATGTTTGCGGGCTTAATTGATTTATATGGCAACAAAACCTATCAACGCATTCAGAAGAATTTACCTATTTTATTGTTTGGCGGTGATAAAGACCCTGTAGGTGAAATGGGTAAAGGAGTGCCTAAACTGGCTAAAGCTTACGAGAAATCTGGGCAAGCTGACGTAACCTGTAAACTTTATGAGAATGGTCGCCATGAAATGCTCAATGAAACCAACCGAGCAGACGTTTATGCCGACATTGCAAATTGGTTAAACTCTCATATTAAATTTTCTTGA
- a CDS encoding tetratricopeptide repeat protein, giving the protein MMRLLKFINCAVLFSLLGACAGQQVKSTVDANVESKIIEIPDQAAVDFKIAIGLMNQNKLSEALTAFERMTQAYPELAGPYANIGVIYGRNGDWEKARDALLISSQKNDKNTKVLNQLGLAYRHLGEFKQAEASYYKAIKLDASMAQSYLNLGILYDIYMGQFVKASDYYQKYQSLQSEPDRQVAGWIVDINRRAGIKSQIAGDAP; this is encoded by the coding sequence ATGATGCGATTGCTGAAATTCATTAATTGCGCGGTATTGTTCTCATTGCTGGGCGCCTGTGCTGGGCAGCAAGTGAAATCAACAGTTGATGCTAATGTAGAATCAAAAATCATTGAAATACCAGATCAAGCGGCGGTTGATTTTAAAATTGCCATTGGCTTAATGAATCAAAATAAACTATCAGAGGCATTAACGGCTTTTGAAAGAATGACCCAAGCTTATCCAGAATTAGCCGGGCCTTATGCAAATATTGGTGTGATATATGGCCGCAATGGTGACTGGGAAAAAGCACGCGATGCTTTGTTAATAAGCAGCCAAAAGAACGATAAAAATACAAAAGTTCTCAATCAATTGGGGCTAGCTTATCGTCATTTAGGTGAATTTAAACAAGCGGAAGCCAGTTATTATAAAGCCATAAAACTGGATGCCAGTATGGCGCAAAGTTATTTAAATCTAGGGATTTTGTACGATATTTATATGGGGCAATTTGTTAAAGCCAGTGATTATTACCAGAAATATCAAAGCTTACAAAGTGAGCCTGATCGTCAAGTGGCTGGCTGGATTGTTGACATTAATCGCCGTGCAGGCATCAAATCACAAATAGCAGGAGATGCGCCATGA
- a CDS encoding AgmX/PglI C-terminal domain-containing protein: MSSLTFRSTELPWSDSKQEHLFNKVLIALLMLTLILGIAVPNITLPELKRENLEKLPPQLAKVIKRKKEAPKPKPVPKVEKKIEKPVEKKVEPKKVEAVKAKPKPKPVVVAKPKPKPKPKPVTRQERTPERIKAAKEVAKKLISNFAPDLADMRNMVDNMSALTIDSSVLTNAGAAATDVGSVVDQAAVDRVGGIDETQLTRATGAEQLATAQRDTTEVKAVTKDELVDAVADTKVAGMSRTQMQIRRVFEQNKSRFDRIYRKALRSNPVLQGTVTLGIEVAASGEVSDCNVKSSDLEDAKVIKRITMTCKMLAFDAASKEDKFEYPLTFAP; the protein is encoded by the coding sequence ATGAGTAGTTTAACATTTCGCAGTACCGAGCTGCCTTGGTCTGACAGCAAGCAAGAGCATTTATTTAATAAGGTGCTAATAGCCTTATTAATGCTGACCTTAATTTTGGGCATTGCAGTGCCTAATATTACGTTACCTGAGTTAAAGCGAGAAAATTTAGAAAAATTACCGCCGCAATTAGCGAAAGTGATTAAACGTAAAAAAGAAGCACCCAAACCAAAACCTGTACCGAAAGTCGAAAAGAAAATCGAAAAGCCGGTAGAGAAAAAAGTTGAGCCTAAAAAAGTTGAAGCCGTTAAAGCTAAGCCCAAACCAAAACCGGTTGTTGTTGCTAAGCCTAAACCCAAGCCAAAACCTAAACCTGTTACTAGGCAAGAGCGAACCCCTGAGCGCATCAAGGCAGCTAAAGAAGTAGCTAAGAAATTGATTTCAAATTTTGCTCCTGATTTAGCAGATATGAGGAACATGGTGGATAATATGTCGGCGTTGACAATAGACAGCTCAGTTCTGACTAATGCAGGAGCGGCAGCTACCGATGTCGGCTCTGTGGTCGACCAGGCCGCAGTGGATCGTGTGGGTGGGATTGATGAAACCCAATTAACTCGCGCCACGGGTGCTGAGCAGTTGGCCACCGCGCAACGAGACACAACCGAGGTCAAAGCCGTTACTAAAGATGAGTTGGTTGATGCGGTTGCGGATACCAAAGTGGCAGGTATGAGTCGTACTCAAATGCAAATTCGTCGAGTGTTCGAACAAAACAAATCTCGTTTTGATCGTATTTATCGCAAAGCATTACGTAGCAACCCTGTGTTGCAAGGTACAGTGACATTAGGAATTGAAGTCGCCGCTTCTGGTGAAGTAAGTGACTGTAATGTTAAGTCCAGTGACCTTGAGGATGCCAAAGTCATTAAGCGTATTACTATGACGTGCAAAATGCTGGCGTTTGATGCGGCAAGTAAAGAAGATAAATTTGAATATCCACTTACATTTGCCCCTTAA
- a CDS encoding biopolymer transporter ExbD, with amino-acid sequence MKSSRRAKRMSRSHGRHKKQAGLNLVSLMDIFTIMVFFLMMNQSDVEVMSNDSIKLPSSVAQAQPQNTINLMVSNDDVVVQGRPIASVKDILAMNADVEIIPGLQKELEYLASRTQASAQELELGRPITIMGDQGIPYKVLKRIMATCQKAKFTQISLAVQKKDSKEA; translated from the coding sequence ATGAAATCATCTCGTCGCGCTAAACGTATGTCACGAAGCCATGGTCGCCATAAAAAGCAAGCCGGCTTAAACCTTGTATCATTGATGGATATTTTCACCATCATGGTTTTCTTCTTAATGATGAACCAAAGTGATGTCGAGGTAATGAGTAACGACAGCATAAAACTGCCAAGCAGTGTGGCACAGGCTCAACCACAAAATACGATTAACTTAATGGTTAGTAATGATGATGTGGTAGTACAAGGTCGCCCAATTGCTTCAGTGAAAGATATTTTAGCTATGAATGCAGATGTTGAAATTATTCCAGGGCTACAAAAAGAATTGGAATATTTAGCTTCTCGTACTCAAGCTTCTGCGCAAGAGCTGGAACTGGGTCGCCCAATTACCATTATGGGGGATCAAGGTATTCCTTATAAAGTGCTAAAACGCATTATGGCTACGTGTCAAAAGGCGAAATTTACGCAAATATCATTAGCGGTTCAGAAAAAAGACAGTAAGGAGGCGTAA
- a CDS encoding MotA/TolQ/ExbB proton channel family protein gives MDTIIRFFQDGGMFMYPIAVILVVGLSIAIERLISISAAKRKNRAAFEDMLPMIQRKDYKAALNYAGQSDSDIANIIGAGIARMPSSSRREDIEYAMEEGLMETTPKLEKRTAYIATLANISTLMGLLGTIIGLIAAFTAVATAAPSEKATLLSQSISVAMNTTAFGLISAIPLLLAHTVLQSKTTEIIDSLEMAGVKFLNLITERKPASAAQSQATTSNAAK, from the coding sequence ATGGATACCATTATTCGATTTTTCCAAGATGGCGGCATGTTCATGTACCCAATCGCGGTCATATTAGTGGTCGGTCTTTCTATCGCTATCGAGCGATTAATCAGCATTTCAGCCGCAAAACGAAAAAACCGTGCTGCATTTGAAGATATGCTTCCTATGATTCAGCGTAAGGATTACAAAGCAGCGTTAAACTACGCCGGTCAAAGTGACAGTGACATTGCCAACATTATAGGTGCAGGCATAGCACGCATGCCAAGCAGTTCCCGTCGCGAAGATATTGAATACGCAATGGAAGAAGGCCTAATGGAAACCACGCCTAAACTTGAAAAACGTACTGCTTACATTGCCACACTTGCGAATATATCTACTCTAATGGGTCTATTGGGTACCATCATTGGTTTGATCGCAGCATTTACTGCGGTAGCAACAGCTGCACCATCTGAAAAAGCCACATTGTTATCACAATCTATTTCGGTTGCGATGAACACAACTGCATTTGGTTTGATTTCGGCAATTCCACTACTGCTTGCACATACTGTCTTGCAAAGCAAAACCACTGAAATTATTGATAGCCTAGAGATGGCAGGTGTTAAATTTTTAAATTTAATTACTGAGCGCAAGCCCGCAAGCGCGGCTCAATCTCAAGCTACCACTTCTAACGCTGCGAAATAA
- a CDS encoding biopolymer transporter ExbD, which yields MRRHKKIQEEAELDITSFMNLMIILVPVLLISMVFNHITVLELRLPLEEELQKQDLNPDDLSLEVIVRQTGFNVMLGPLPIESIDKKDNKFDLNRLSTVLQGMKKQLGRERTDIVILSEPDIDYQVLVGVIDTAKTFPAVVAASVVDAVLFPDVSLGDAPEVEAAL from the coding sequence ATGAGACGCCATAAGAAAATTCAAGAAGAAGCCGAATTAGATATCACCTCCTTCATGAACCTGATGATTATTCTGGTTCCTGTTTTACTTATTAGCATGGTGTTTAACCACATCACGGTATTAGAGTTAAGACTGCCCCTTGAAGAAGAGTTGCAAAAGCAAGATCTAAATCCGGATGATTTATCATTAGAGGTGATTGTGCGCCAAACAGGTTTCAATGTGATGCTTGGGCCACTGCCTATTGAATCCATTGATAAAAAAGACAATAAATTTGATTTGAATCGTTTGTCTACCGTGTTACAGGGCATGAAAAAACAGTTAGGACGTGAGCGTACGGATATCGTGATTTTGTCCGAGCCGGATATTGATTATCAAGTATTAGTCGGTGTCATTGATACTGCGAAAACATTCCCTGCTGTTGTTGCAGCAAGTGTTGTGGATGCCGTGTTGTTTCCAGATGTATCCCTAGGGGATGCCCCTGAAGTGGAGGCTGCATTATGA